The nucleotide sequence CGTTTGCCCTGCTGATGCTCACAGGTCAGCTCCAGCACTTTCCCGCTGCCGGATGCAATCGCTTCAACGACTTGCTGATAGACCCTTTCTGCATCCTCAATGGTCTTGCGCTGCACAGACAGGGTAACAGGTGTACTTTTTAACGTAATGTCAATAATGAACATGGGTGAAGTAAGTCACGAAAACAGATAAGTGGAAATCTTTCCCGTTCTTCCTGGCTCAGGGGTTGCCAGCGGTCTAATGCTACCCATGCCACATCGGGTGCGCGATCGCCCTCACCTGGCAAACCGAATCTTGTCTGGGAGCTAAACACCATCCCCAGCCCAGTTGTTCATTCCAGATCTCCACCTTAGTCAGTATACCGATTTTAGTTGTCAGTCTTAGACCTCGGAGGTTTTCGGAAACCTGTCAGGTCTGGGGGAGCTTTCACTCCGCTGTTCCCTATCGAACCTCCAACCGAAAACCAGGCAAGACCGCTTCTCCAGACAGGGTAACGGGCATGGCGACCGCCTCCACAGCCTGCCCAACCCG is from Leptothermofonsia sichuanensis E412 and encodes:
- a CDS encoding Uma2 family endonuclease; this translates as MVFSSQTRFGLPGEGDRAPDVAWVALDRWQPLSQEERERFPLICFRDLLHPCSLLTLR
- a CDS encoding DUF3107 family protein gives rise to the protein MFIIDITLKSTPVTLSVQRKTIEDAERVYQQVVEAIASGSGKVLELTCEHQQGKRVSVLSSEISAVQVSEKSTSATSSGRPPGFAALVE